The Oreochromis niloticus isolate F11D_XX linkage group LG4, O_niloticus_UMD_NMBU, whole genome shotgun sequence DNA segment cataaatgacaatccaacaATATAAACCAAACAGATAATGATGCAATAAAtagttttaaagtatttttgtgGATATTTTGTTGACTCCATTTATATATGAGTCAACAAAATATGCACACTATAATACTCCACATACTTACCATACCCATACACCATACCCAACCTAGAAACCTAGTGATGGGTcctgcaacactgacgcaccgacgcatgtatcaagctcacccAGCGAAGCCTGTATCGGTACATGCGTcgctttacagttttttctgaatgcttaaaccctaactctgattcttatagcacaatttctaaaactattaatacttatagcaaaaccactcactgagtttgcaaaactaaaagcacaaacactgctttgcactcagtttgccattttgtaacacacactttgcaaaactgTAGGCACAATTCACTGCACaacactctttttgcagaactgcaaacacaactcactgcttacactcaattaccgAATTTCCAACAAACTCCTAGCAAAATTATACACATGTATGGCTATCATtaacactattttgccaactgtctggcacactttcacatgtgaaaactgttttagataattagtccactttgcaatcagcctaagcactataaacAGGCCACAGGTAAGCTGTCTATGTGGAGTACAATGGaaggagcagcaagagtgagaagagtgagaatcagaggaggccgagggagaggacgtggaggtgaagaagttgggggaagaggacgtggaggagcaagaagaggacgaggaggggaaagaggaagggtaagaagagtaaggaacagaataactgatgacatcagagctacaatagtggaccatgtcatcaaccatgggatgaccctgagggaagctggccaacgggttcagcctaaacTGAGCCGCTACACTGTGGCAGGCATCATTAGGACATTTCGAAATGAGAATCGGTAAGTactttgtagcactgccatactctaatgagaaacacaacagtaccatacatgcaaaaatgctgaaattgttactttacagaattgctagacgtCCAGATGTTGGGGGCAGAGGCAGAATGTTCACTCCAGAGCAAGAGACCCATATAGTGAACATGGTGATTGCCAATAATGCAATAAGACTGTGCGAAATACAGCAGCGCATAATTGATAATGACACCATCtttcaaaatatacacagtgcaAGCATTTCTGCACTAAGTCGTGTACTTGTGCGCCACAGAATAAGAATGAAGCAAATTTACAGAGTTCCTTTCGAGAGAAACACAGAACGTGTAAAGCAACTGCGATATGACTATGTGCAGGTAAGCTAGTGTCATTGGTTCTGAATGTGGAAGTGCATACTGTAGTGCTGTGCATGGGCCTGatgtgttgcatttgttttgtcttgtccagAGAGTGATGGAACTAGAAGCAGATGCAATGGGACATGAGCTACTTTTTGTGGATGAGGCCggttttaacctcagtaaaaccagGAGACGTGGCAGGAACATTATTGGACACCGTGCCATCATCAATGTCCCAGGACAACGTGGTGGTAACATAACCATGTGTGCAGCTATAAGCCAAAATggtgttgttcaccatcatgcaaCCATAGGCTCAtacaacactgcacacattattGCATTCCTGGACACCTTGCATGACATGCTCACTGTTCAGAGACCAGAGCAGACTCGATATGTCATCATATGGGACAATGTTAGTTTCCATTGGGCTGCTTTGGTCCGCAACTGGTTTACAGACCACCCATCCTTCATGGCACTCAACCTCCCTCCATACACTCCATTCTTAAATCCCATCGAGGAGTTCTTCTCTGCCTGGTGCTGGAAAGTGTACGACCGTCATCCTCATCAACAGGTAGCCCTTTTACAGGCAATGGAGGAGGCATGTGGAGATATTGACCAGGCATCATGTCAGACCTGGATACGGCATTCAAGGAGATATTTTCCCCGGCGCCTTGGACTGGAGGATATCGCATGCGATGTGGACGAAATTTTGTGGCCGGACCCAGAAAGACGACATGATGTAGgctgattgtcttttttttcctttttttttttgtgaaattcctattttgtgttctgactttgtcttggttttgatgagtgtgaataaataccaatacttgaagtttggatccttgtatgtttacatgacactatgacaaaagtgtgacctcaaattaacatctgtacacagagaaagcaaaaaccagatgtgttttgtattcataccatcagtgtgcagttggcacattgtgtgcttagtagatgatggcttgtgttaactgtttgatacgaaaacaccatttttacgaaggtgtgaagagttaatctagctgtgttcgcttttgcaagagaactacaatgttttgataattgggtgacaggttttcttatttgtgtgtagagttttgcaaaaatagccaatagttacaaaaaatgtgcttaagcaatcagaaaaaactgtaagaaaaagtcacgtgatcgatacagctgctgtatcgaccattgccaacgcgccaaactgtgtttaaaaggtaccgcatccgcatctgccaagggaatgagtcgccaccaaaaaaccccacaaaattactctcgcaaagattaaaaaaaaaaaacatctctccataacaaaatggagcctgaaagaaaaagaaatgtttctgctgtgtgggatcattttgatcttttaactgcacaTAAGGGAATAGTTtgcctgtctttgtttcagtgtaatctatcagaataggaaaaacagcaatgtgactgtaaattaagtaaattaattatttcattttatgcaggttaaatgtcgcatctgttctgcatttcttacacaaacaaaagcacctcctcaatgtttaggcattacagagccaaacatgaaaataagacaaacacaccgagaatgaacacaggttGGCCTATatagacactgaacagctttatcgtcatttttttttattaatatgtgttttattattttgaaatcaagcatctaggaagactgttctggaccaggcagtcctgaattttattataaagggctgccaaccccttagtattgtggagagagttggagagaaacattccacaatcagaggatcctttaacgtactgggggaaaaggaagacatcttatcagaaccttatccacctggctttacagtttttgtgtaccccaccttcatctgtgcctgtgagttttccaaagctgtggaaatggtgtaaaaaaaacgcaatagactgaatgcaaaaatattggataaacttatttttctgaatagaaatttataataaactctgagccaaatgggtaatattacattcacagtactttcattttaattttcacttaatgtcattcacaatatcttcttgatgcattctcaatcatccaggaaagtaaatctccaaaagttgaatctgttcatctggacgtagcgttttgtgggagaaacgtttcgtcactcatccaagtgacttcttcagtctcagctgactgcaggtttccccaaccttataaacagtaaatttgcataatgactgaaaccagcccactgaaggaacaatgggccgggtctctgtggcttttaaaccccaaaatacgctgcgccaaaaactggtccaccccaaggatcgggtcccccgacacaaacagagtagtgtacgctgttaagtgccaggaggattgtcaggatttatacatcggggaaaccaaacaacctctagcaaagcggatggcacaacacagaagagctacctcatcaggccaggactctgcagtttatttacacctacaggccagtggacactctttcaacgatgaggatgtacacatcctggacagggaggaacgctggtttgagcgcggagtcaaggaggccatttacgtgaaaagggaaagaccatctctgaatcgaggagggggcctaagggtacatctgtcaccatcttacaatgctgtgattgcagccattccccaactctctgtgaatggtactcatggccattgatcagtgttctttgatcagtgggttttggtcagtgattgttgatcaatggtcatgggaatttgcataattatgattaaggaactgacctcacagcccattgttccttcagtgggctggtttcagtcattatgcaaa contains these protein-coding regions:
- the LOC109201821 gene encoding uncharacterized protein LOC109201821 is translated as MTLREAGQRVQPKLSRYTVAGIIRTFRNENRIARRPDVGGRGRMFTPEQETHIVNMVIANNAIRLCEIQQRIIDNDTIFQNIHSASISALSRVLVRHRIRMKQIYRVPFERNTERVKQLRYDYVQRVMELEADAMGHELLFVDEAGFNLSKTRRRGRNIIGHRAIINVPGQRGGNITMCAAISQNGVVHHHATIGSYNTAHIIAFLDTLHDMLTVQRPEQTRYVIIWDNVSFHWAALVRNWFTDHPSFMALNLPPYTPFLNPIEEFFSAWCWKVYDRHPHQQVALLQAMEEACGDIDQASCQTWIRHSRRYFPRRLGLEDIACDVDEILWPDPERRHDVG